In Populus alba chromosome 1, ASM523922v2, whole genome shotgun sequence, a single window of DNA contains:
- the LOC118039177 gene encoding D-3-phosphoglycerate dehydrogenase 1, chloroplastic: protein MGIKCQFSGQKAGTCFLLDGSPENPFEFIQVQIANVESKFAIAISDSSEIKVEGKVKDKKPHLTKVGSFSVDVSMDGSLILCSQVDQPGMTGSVGNILGKENVNGSFISVGRNAPRKQAVMTIGVDEEPSKESLKRIEEILPAEEFVFLKL, encoded by the exons ATGGGTATAAAGTGTCAGTTTAGCGGCCAAAAAGCGGGGACATG ctTTTTGTTGGATGGTTCACCTGAGAATCCATTTGAGTTCATCCAAGTCCAAATTGCCAATGTGGAATCTAAATTTGCCATTGCAATTTCTGACTCTAGTGAGATTAAAGTGGAGGGAAAAGTGAAAGACAAGAAGCCCCACCTCACCAAGGTAGGTTCATTTAGTGTTGATGTGAGCATGGATGGTAGCCTCATACTTTGTAGTCAGGTTGATCAACCAGGTATGACTGGCAGTGTGGGGAATATCCTTGGCAAGGAGAATGTAAATGGGAGTTTCATAAGCGTTGGCAGGAACGCTCCACGAAAACAAGCAGTAATGACCATTGGTGTGGATGAGGAACCTAGCAAGGAATCGCTAAAAAGGATCGAGGAGATACTACCAGCTGAAGAATTTGTGTTTCTTAAGTTGTAG
- the LOC140956063 gene encoding uncharacterized protein: MELLASYNEQVGALVLGNAPQNAKYTSHQIQKEILHVFARNVQSLIRHEIGDARFCLIVDEARDESRREQMALFIRGQGYDGASNMRGEWNGLQAFFINDCPYAYYVHCLAHHLQLALIAVAREISDVHTFFQNLIFIINIVSASCKRNDELRAFQAATIEHLVDIGEIETGKGVNQVGGLQ; this comes from the exons atgGAACTTTTAGCATCATACAATGAACAAGTAGGTGCTCTTGTTTTGGGTAATGCTCCACAAAATGCTAAATACACCtcacatcaaattcaaaaagaaattttgcatgtctttgcTAGAAATGTTCAGTCTTTGATTCGTCATGAGATTGGTGATgcaagattttgtttaattgttgaTGAAGCTCGAGATGAATCTAGAAGAGAGCAAATGGCCCTTTTTATTAG GGGTCAAGGATATGATGGTGCCAGTAATATGCGTGGAGAGTGGAATGGTTTGCAAGCTTTCTTCATTAATGATTGCCCTtatgcatattatgtacattgcTTAGCTCATCACTTACAATTGGCTCTTATTGCTGTAGCTAGAGAAATATCTGATGTTCACACTTTCTTTcagaatttgatctttattattaacattgttaGTGCTTCTTGCAAGCGTAATGATGAGTTACGGGCTTTTCAAGCAGCTACAATTGAGCATCTAGTTGATATTGGTGAGATTGAAACGGGTAAAGGAGTTAATCAAGTAGGTGGTTTGCAATGA